A stretch of Pseudoprevotella muciniphila DNA encodes these proteins:
- a CDS encoding SPFH domain-containing protein produces the protein MAIIDVVKYEQQEGVIVQKFPSCDLRWGSQLVVYPGQVAFFVKGGTVCDKFTDGTYTLHSKNIPLLNKIINLPFGGDSPFQADVWFVNLLQRLSLKWGTETPIQLEDPKYNIIVPVRAHGQYGFKISDAEKFVYTLVGNMPQFSESQLQAYFRGLLLTKLTSIVAQKIVEDKISVLDIPTRLNDISVYCQNELQPFFADYGVEILLFNIISINIPEDDESLREIKKAKNLSARLHIAGRENYKMERSFDVMDKAAENESGTGAAFINAGLGLGASVNMGKQMAESLAPNNGEAPPPIPINVSYYLAINGQQQGPYTAQQINEAIAQDSSVLELNAWKKGMTGWQPLKTFSEFSALENGELPPPII, from the coding sequence ATGGCAATTATAGACGTTGTTAAGTACGAACAACAAGAAGGTGTTATCGTACAAAAATTTCCTTCTTGTGACCTAAGGTGGGGTTCACAACTTGTAGTTTATCCTGGACAGGTTGCATTTTTTGTTAAAGGTGGTACTGTTTGTGATAAATTTACTGATGGCACTTATACTCTTCATTCCAAGAATATACCTCTGCTAAACAAGATAATTAATTTGCCATTTGGCGGTGATTCTCCATTCCAAGCAGATGTTTGGTTCGTTAATCTATTACAACGACTTAGCCTCAAGTGGGGTACAGAAACTCCAATACAACTTGAAGATCCCAAATACAATATTATTGTGCCAGTACGCGCGCATGGTCAATATGGTTTCAAAATTAGTGATGCTGAAAAGTTTGTATATACACTTGTTGGCAATATGCCACAATTCAGTGAGTCTCAACTTCAAGCTTATTTCCGTGGATTACTTTTGACTAAATTGACAAGTATCGTAGCTCAAAAGATTGTAGAAGATAAAATATCCGTTCTTGATATTCCTACACGTTTGAATGACATTTCAGTTTATTGTCAAAATGAGCTGCAACCATTCTTTGCAGATTATGGTGTTGAAATATTGTTATTTAATATTATTTCTATTAACATTCCTGAAGATGATGAAAGTCTCAGGGAAATTAAGAAAGCTAAAAATTTGTCAGCGAGATTGCATATTGCTGGGCGCGAGAACTACAAGATGGAACGTTCATTTGATGTAATGGATAAAGCGGCAGAAAATGAAAGCGGCACTGGGGCAGCTTTTATAAATGCAGGTCTTGGCTTGGGTGCTTCTGTAAATATGGGCAAACAAATGGCAGAGAGTTTAGCTCCTAATAATGGTGAAGCACCTCCCCCTATACCCATTAATGTTTCATATTATCTTGCAATCAATGGCCAACAACAAGGACCATATACTGCTCAACAAATAAACGAAGCTATTGCACAAGATAGTTCCGTTTTGGAATTGAATGCATGGAAGAAAGGCATGACAGGATGGCAACCTCTTAAAACATTTAGTGAGTTTTCTGCACTTGAAAACGGAGAATTGCCTCCACCAATTATATAA